A single region of the Salvelinus sp. IW2-2015 linkage group LG20, ASM291031v2, whole genome shotgun sequence genome encodes:
- the LOC111981437 gene encoding protein-lysine N-trimethyltransferase SMYD5 isoform X1, whose protein sequence is MAAPQDDMFSLCVDPTKVSSCVEVRFIDKIKGKGLFSKKAIKKGDTIFIERPLVSAQFLWNSLYKYKACEFCLRALETAEDNARRLSGIPDLSLPHPELCKVHPELHQACPQCQVMYCSNECRQAAADQYHRALCLGSSQEDPNHPISKLKDAWRSMHYPPETSSIMLMARMVATVKQAQDKGHWQKLFSQFCSRAANEEEEIAHKLLGEKFQGQLTVLRTLFTTALYDDHLNRWFTPEGFRSLFSLVGTNGQGIGTSSLSQWVHACDALVLTSQQREQLDSFIDQLYKDVEKETGDFLNCEGSGLFLLQSACNHSCIPNAAASFPSNNFLLHLSALSDISPGEEIGISYLDCCQRDRSRHSRHKILRDNYLFICSCPKCVSQMDELDLTSDDEEEEEEEEGDDMEDEMTDV, encoded by the exons ATGGCTGCCCCCCAAGATGACATGTTTTCTCTCTGCGTCGACCCCACTAAAGTTAGCAGTTGTGTGGAAGTCCGATTTATTGACAAGATTAAG GGCAAGGGATTATTTTCCAAGAAGGCCATCAAGAAAGGAGACACCATTTTTATTGAGCGCCCTCTTGTCTCTGCCCAGTTCTTGTGGAATTCCCTGTACAAGTACAAAG CCTGTGAGTTCTGCTTGCGTGCTCTGGAGACGGCCGAGGATAATGCCCGTAGACTCAGTGGCATCCCTGACCTCAGTCTACCCCACCCCGAGCTGTGCAAAGTGCATCCAGAGCTGCACCAAGCTTGCCCACAATGCCAG GTGATGTACTGTAGCAACGAGTGTCGGCAGGCTGCAGCAGACCAGTACCATCGGGCCCTGTGCCTAGGCTCCTCCCAAGAGGACCCAAACCACCCCATCAGCAAACTAAAGGATGCCTGGAG GAGCATGCACTACCCTCCTGAGACCTCCAGCATCATGCTCATGGCCAGGATGGTGGCCACTGTCAAACAG GCCCAAGACAAAGGGCACTGGCAGAAGTTGTTCTCTCAATTCTGCAGCCGTGCGGCCaacgaggaggaggagattgCACATAAGCTGCTGGGAGAGAAGTTCCAG GGGCAGTTAACCGTACTACGAACCCTGTTTACAACGGCACTTTACGACGATCATCTCAATCGG TGGTTTACACCTGAGGGATTTCGTTCCCTCTTCTCCCTTGTGGGGACCAATGGACAGGGTATAGGTACCAG TTCTCTCAGCCAATGGGTTCATGCATGTGATGCTTTGGTGCTGACTAGCCAGCAGAGGGAGCAATTGGATTCCTTCATTGACCAACTATACAAGGATGTCGAGAAAG AGACCGGTGACTTTCTGAACTGCGAGGGTTCCGGGCTCTTCCTACTGCAAAGCGCAT GTAACCATAGCTGCATACCGAATGCGGCGGCATCTTTCCCGAGCAACAACTTCTTGCTTCATCTCAGTGCCCTAAGTGACATCAGCCCTGGAGAG GAGATCGGTATCAGTTACTTGGACTGCTGTCAGCGTGACAGGAGCCGTCATAGCAGACACAAAATCCTGAG GGATAACTACCTGTTCATCTGCTCGTGTCCAAAATGTGTGTCTCAGATGGATGAGTTGGATCTGACGTCGgacgacgaggaggaggaggaggaggaggagggagatgacaTGGAGGACGAGATGACGGACGTCTGA
- the LOC111981437 gene encoding protein-lysine N-trimethyltransferase SMYD5 isoform X2: MAAPQDDMFSLCVDPTKVSSCVEVRFIDKIKGKGLFSKKAIKKGDTIFIERPLVSAQFLWNSLYKYKACEFCLRALETAEDNARRLSGIPDLSLPHPELCKVHPELHQACPQCQVMYCSNECRQAAADQYHRALCLGSSQEDPNHPISKLKDAWRSMHYPPETSSIMLMARMVATVKQAQDKGHWQKLFSQFCSRAANEEEEIAHKLLGEKFQGQLTVLRTLFTTALYDDHLNRWFTPEGFRSLFSLVGTNGQGIGTSSLSQWVHACDALVLTSQQREQLDSFIDQLYKDVEKETGDFLNCEGSGLFLLQSACNHSCIPNAAASFPSNNFLLHLSALSDISPGEEIGISYLDCCQRDRSRHSRHKILRWMSWI; the protein is encoded by the exons ATGGCTGCCCCCCAAGATGACATGTTTTCTCTCTGCGTCGACCCCACTAAAGTTAGCAGTTGTGTGGAAGTCCGATTTATTGACAAGATTAAG GGCAAGGGATTATTTTCCAAGAAGGCCATCAAGAAAGGAGACACCATTTTTATTGAGCGCCCTCTTGTCTCTGCCCAGTTCTTGTGGAATTCCCTGTACAAGTACAAAG CCTGTGAGTTCTGCTTGCGTGCTCTGGAGACGGCCGAGGATAATGCCCGTAGACTCAGTGGCATCCCTGACCTCAGTCTACCCCACCCCGAGCTGTGCAAAGTGCATCCAGAGCTGCACCAAGCTTGCCCACAATGCCAG GTGATGTACTGTAGCAACGAGTGTCGGCAGGCTGCAGCAGACCAGTACCATCGGGCCCTGTGCCTAGGCTCCTCCCAAGAGGACCCAAACCACCCCATCAGCAAACTAAAGGATGCCTGGAG GAGCATGCACTACCCTCCTGAGACCTCCAGCATCATGCTCATGGCCAGGATGGTGGCCACTGTCAAACAG GCCCAAGACAAAGGGCACTGGCAGAAGTTGTTCTCTCAATTCTGCAGCCGTGCGGCCaacgaggaggaggagattgCACATAAGCTGCTGGGAGAGAAGTTCCAG GGGCAGTTAACCGTACTACGAACCCTGTTTACAACGGCACTTTACGACGATCATCTCAATCGG TGGTTTACACCTGAGGGATTTCGTTCCCTCTTCTCCCTTGTGGGGACCAATGGACAGGGTATAGGTACCAG TTCTCTCAGCCAATGGGTTCATGCATGTGATGCTTTGGTGCTGACTAGCCAGCAGAGGGAGCAATTGGATTCCTTCATTGACCAACTATACAAGGATGTCGAGAAAG AGACCGGTGACTTTCTGAACTGCGAGGGTTCCGGGCTCTTCCTACTGCAAAGCGCAT GTAACCATAGCTGCATACCGAATGCGGCGGCATCTTTCCCGAGCAACAACTTCTTGCTTCATCTCAGTGCCCTAAGTGACATCAGCCCTGGAGAG GAGATCGGTATCAGTTACTTGGACTGCTGTCAGCGTGACAGGAGCCGTCATAGCAGACACAAAATCCTGAG ATGGATGAGTTGGATCTGA
- the LOC111981706 gene encoding sideroflexin-5 isoform X2, translating into MAESAACPAFQLGRPRYDQSSFLGRLKHFVEIIDPSTLFVSELWEAQKVKQAIIHPDTGEKIFMPFRMSGYVPFGTPIVVGLLLPNQTVVSTIFWQWLNQSHNACVNYSNRNATKPTPSSTFLQGYFGAVTSAVSLAVGLNVLIQKANRLSPATRMIIQRLIPFPAVASANICNVGLMRHNELSEGVDVLDENGNILGSSKIAAKHAIMETAFTRVVLPMPIFVLPPIIMSYLEKLPLLQTNRRLLLPIHSLVCLATFSLSLPLAISLFPQMSQIEVSQLEPEIAMATDCKVVTYNKGL; encoded by the exons ATGGCGGAATCTGCAGCCTGTCCTGCATTCCAACTTGGAAGACCTCGATATGATCAG AGTTCATTTCTTGGCCGGCTGAAACACTTTGTAGAGATCATTGACCCCAGCACACTCTTTGTGTCTGAG CTATGGGAAGCCCAAAAGGTCAAGCAG GCCATTATTCATCCTGACACAGGAGAGAAGATTTTCATGCCTTTTCGAATGTCAG GTTATGTCCCATTTGGAACACCAATT GTTGTGGGCCTTCTTCTTCCAAATCAGACTGTGGTATCCACCATTTTCTGGCAG TGGCTTAACCAGAGTCACAATGCCTGTGTCAACTACTCAAACCGCAATGCTACTAAG CCTACACCGTCATCCACGTTTCTTCAAGGTTACTTCGGAGCTGTGACCAGTGCTGTCTCCCTTGCG GTAGGACTGAATGTACTGATTCAGAAAGCCAACAGGTTGAGTCCAGCAACCCGGATGATAATACAGAGACTCATCCCTTTCCCAGCTGTGG CCAGTGCCAACATTTGCAACGTGGGCCTCATGAGGCACAATGAGCTGTCGGAGGGCGTCGACGTGCTGGACGAAAATGGGAACATATTGGGCTCCTCAAAGATTGCTGCCAAACAT GCAATTATGGAGACGGCCTTTACCAGAGTGGTCCTCCCGATGCCAATCTTTGTCCTTCCTCCCATCATTATGTCCTACCTAGAAAA ACTTCCATTGCTGCAGACAAATCGGAGGCTGTTGCTGCCCATCCACAGCCTGGTGTGTCTGGCTACCTTCAGCCTCTCCCTGCCCCTGGCCATCAGCCTAttcccacagatgtctcag ATAGAGGTGTCTCAGCTTGAGCCGGAGATTGCAATGGCAACCGATTGCAAGGTGGTGACCTACAACAAGGGACTGTGA
- the LOC111981706 gene encoding sideroflexin-5 isoform X1: MAESAACPAFQLGRPRYDQSSFLGRLKHFVEIIDPSTLFVSERRLTECIKLLDEFKHGTLPPGVSDLQLWEAQKVKQAIIHPDTGEKIFMPFRMSGYVPFGTPIVVGLLLPNQTVVSTIFWQWLNQSHNACVNYSNRNATKPTPSSTFLQGYFGAVTSAVSLAVGLNVLIQKANRLSPATRMIIQRLIPFPAVASANICNVGLMRHNELSEGVDVLDENGNILGSSKIAAKHAIMETAFTRVVLPMPIFVLPPIIMSYLEKLPLLQTNRRLLLPIHSLVCLATFSLSLPLAISLFPQMSQIEVSQLEPEIAMATDCKVVTYNKGL, from the exons ATGGCGGAATCTGCAGCCTGTCCTGCATTCCAACTTGGAAGACCTCGATATGATCAG AGTTCATTTCTTGGCCGGCTGAAACACTTTGTAGAGATCATTGACCCCAGCACACTCTTTGTGTCTGAG AGACGATTGACAGAATGCATTAAGCTCCTGGATGAATTTAAACATGGAACACTACCACCTGGAGTTTCTGATCTACAG CTATGGGAAGCCCAAAAGGTCAAGCAG GCCATTATTCATCCTGACACAGGAGAGAAGATTTTCATGCCTTTTCGAATGTCAG GTTATGTCCCATTTGGAACACCAATT GTTGTGGGCCTTCTTCTTCCAAATCAGACTGTGGTATCCACCATTTTCTGGCAG TGGCTTAACCAGAGTCACAATGCCTGTGTCAACTACTCAAACCGCAATGCTACTAAG CCTACACCGTCATCCACGTTTCTTCAAGGTTACTTCGGAGCTGTGACCAGTGCTGTCTCCCTTGCG GTAGGACTGAATGTACTGATTCAGAAAGCCAACAGGTTGAGTCCAGCAACCCGGATGATAATACAGAGACTCATCCCTTTCCCAGCTGTGG CCAGTGCCAACATTTGCAACGTGGGCCTCATGAGGCACAATGAGCTGTCGGAGGGCGTCGACGTGCTGGACGAAAATGGGAACATATTGGGCTCCTCAAAGATTGCTGCCAAACAT GCAATTATGGAGACGGCCTTTACCAGAGTGGTCCTCCCGATGCCAATCTTTGTCCTTCCTCCCATCATTATGTCCTACCTAGAAAA ACTTCCATTGCTGCAGACAAATCGGAGGCTGTTGCTGCCCATCCACAGCCTGGTGTGTCTGGCTACCTTCAGCCTCTCCCTGCCCCTGGCCATCAGCCTAttcccacagatgtctcag ATAGAGGTGTCTCAGCTTGAGCCGGAGATTGCAATGGCAACCGATTGCAAGGTGGTGACCTACAACAAGGGACTGTGA